The Branchiostoma floridae strain S238N-H82 chromosome 1, Bfl_VNyyK, whole genome shotgun sequence sequence ACATCCCGCACAGATCGGACATCACGCGTATGGACGTCCTCCTGAAGCAGGGCGGGATCTACCTGGACTGGGACGTCTTCGCCCTCAAGTCCTTCGACCCCCTGCGAAGGTACGACTACGTCATGGGGAACGAGATCGCCGGGCTGAACAACGGCGTCATTCTGTCCAAACCGAACGCAGAGTTCCTTAGGATTTGGTGAGTACCCGAATCTTACTTGAAAGTTGGCTAGAGATTTTGCTGATCATTTGTAATGATTACAACATTGTAGTGCCCTGCGCATATTTCTGGCAAGCGCAATTTGACCGATCCAAGACACATTGCCACTGAGCACTCCTATGGTGGGTCAGAGGTACCTGGAGGTCTATACAAATAACCACATGTTTTACCAAAAGGTACGACAACTACCACCACTTCGATGACGGTAAGTGGAACTTCCACTCCGTGATGGAGCCGTGGCGCCTGGCCTCGGAGCACCCGAACCTGATCCACATGGAGCTGACGGGCCTGTCCCGCCCCGATTGGACCGACTGGTGGGACATGAAGCGGATGTGGAACGAAGACGTGCTGGAGGACTGGTCCGAGGCATATGCCATCCACTTCATCTACTCATACCACAATGAGGTAGGGAGTTCTTATCCTCATGCCTGCTTTTCTTAGCTTAACGTGGGTTGTAAAAAAGCGTTTTGTCAGCCAATGGAACACATAGCACATACTCTCTGAAATGtgcaatatacaaaatgtacgaCAATCAATGCTATGAACATTACATAATTAAACCATTATAtaattttacataatttatataATGTCTTTACTAACAGTCGCAGTACACGGGCATGTATGGTAAGAATTCTCAGACTCAGAGAAACAAAAGTCAAAAGGCTCCACTGGTGAGGCACACTGGGGATAATAGAGTGCAGGCAAACCAGAAAATCAATACTAAGATTTAGAAGCTAAAAATATAACGAGCTGCTAGTATACTGACAGAAAAACATGCGAGGCAATTCTATCATGTAAATTATTGATGCTAAAAAATACAaggacacacaaaaaaaacttataACTGGGGTCTTTCTATGAAAGGTTATCAAGATTCAGTATCTTCACCTTCTTCCCTGCAGGAACACAACCCTGAGGACATCAAGAGGATGAGAGGAACATTTGGAGAGCTGGCCAGATGGGTTTACTATGGGCAGAAAGAGGCTATAGAGGATTAATGATGTTTTAATTTAGATAATAACTTTATATATAGTGCCATgttgtacaaaacaaaaactttctatTGTGAAACCTACAAAGGGTTTATATCAAAGATGACTTAATGTCAATGACTGACCTGCTTTCTGAAGGAACAGGACAAATGTGATTTGGCTTTAGTTAATAAGAATGAGTTTTTATTTGTTGCATTAACTTTGACAATGTTGACAACTACTGATGAACTTATAGCTTGTGGAAGAGGGCAATTAATCATTATGAAGTTCATAATCTCATTCCTGATGAGGAACATTTgagaactacatttgtatttcaaaaaaCAGATGATCTTTAACTGAAAAGCTAAAAATACTAAGTATTAAGTGATGTAAACCTGAACAAAAGAATGTAGTTGGTTTATTGGCAAGTTtctcaaatcaaacaaaacatcacTAAAGACAGTTAAGTTTAGTTCTTGGGTTCAAGTGAGGTCATTCACTAGATAGATATTTATCAATTCATCATACCTGTAATATGGCTCACTCTATCATTTATGTTACATAAATATACACTGCCCTATCATCTTACACAGTCAACCATCAAAATGGATAATAAAGCGACTTGTAAAATTATAGTTTCTATTTTCTTCATACAGAAATTCAGCACAAATATACATAGTTTGGTTTTCATCTGGTCTTTTCTTCCTGTCGTTATCTTCACAACACATCGCAGGATGCCAGCAGGGACTGCAGGGCCTTGGCATAGGCTGTGGAACCAgagtaaaacacaacaaaggtgTCATCAGGCTTGTTTAAAAATCTTACTGCTGCTACTAttctatatacattgtatatgtgtgttAGCTATAAAATCAAACAAACCTGAGTTTGAGCAACTCAATAACCCTTGGTATAGGCCTAGCATGTAAATCAAACCAAGCATTCACACTTATCACAGACAGGGGAGGTAAAGCAAATGAGAGAAAAGTAGAAGGCCATGTCAGACAAAAAGGATTACAGGAATTCCACAAAAGCTTTCTTCCTGTATTTTCTGAATTCCCTTTTAACTGTACTCAACACATATGGAGTCAAGCATTAACATTCCTATTAACAACGACAACGGACAGACCTTTTGGGTTCCTATAGAACATACAGTTGTTAGCACATGTGTTGGGGTTGGTGTCCCACACAGTGGGGCCACATGAGCACAGTGGAGGAACCCTGATGTTCTGTTGTTCCACCTTCTCACACAGCCTGGCTCGCAGCGCCTCCACATATCTGGGAGGGAGACAGACATTTCAGTATCCTAAATCTTGTGATGACTGTTGCTATGGCTACAGGGCAGGGGGTCAAAAGAGAGCAAGCCCTGTTATTGTTGTTGCAGCTGACTTCTCTACTTGTTGCCAGTGCCTGAATTTTTGGAGGCATACAATTGCTTGGGGTGAAGCACTATGTCTGTCCATCCAGTATCTATTTCAAACTACGAAGATCCCCTATTCCTCTTGAGAATTGTGTTTCTGCTTCTGTACTGGGTATATTGTCCTTGAGCATGGGACCAACAATTTACAACATACCGCCTGAAGGACTGCATCCCCTACAAGCCTCAAGTGGCAAGTTTAAAAGTGATTCCCATCAGTATACCATAGCAAGTCTTATTACCCACCTGTCCAGTTCCTTGTGTCTCTGTTCCCTCCTGCTGTCCTCCAGTGATGAGGTACTTCTGTCAGGACTCAGACGTTGTGTTGTCTCAGACGATGCCTGTTCCTGGGCCAGGGTTACAGCAAGGATCGCCTCCTCCTCCCGACGGGCAGACTCCGTCTTCTCTTTGATTCTAACGGCAAGAAAGATGTAAATTTTATCAGCTATACTCTCTTAGTGTCATACATTATTCCTTTGTTTGGTTCTTTGTCCTCATGCTATGATGGGATTCATAGCTTTCCTAACATTCCATTCAAAGGACTTTAACCCTGACCAGAATTGGAACCTAAGACCTTGTGATTTACAGGATTGTCAGTAGTTATTCCTTGGCACATTGCTGATGGTAAAATTTGCACTATGACCTATGGAGGCAGACATGAAGCTGTTGTTCTAGGACAGGAGCCTGACCTGTTGATCCTCCTCCTGTGCTGCTCCTGCTGGGCCCGCTCCTTCACCTGGTGGCGCTCGATGTCCATGAACAGCCGTCTCGACATCCAGTACCTACTCTGCTTCTGTGGGAGGGAACAAGAACAATCAAtggtacaaaacacacatattaCTGTCTGTGATCTTTTAGTCATCATCCTAGCTTTTACGCTTAGGCAGCCTTTTTGCTGATCATCCAGCATCTGTTTAACATCTAAGAGAGCATGAATAGTTGGTAGTACAGTTGGTGTGacttttcctttctgtacttcAGTGTGGAAACAAAGCACTGAACGTTTGCACTGTTAAGCCACAGCTACACTTCATAGTACTAAGAGTTGCTCACTGGAACAGTAGATGTATATGTATAAACCGATTGCCCAAAcctgaaataaaaagaaataacaataaaacacatAAATACGCTGCAGTACGGTGAGTACCATTAAGGATCAGTAGTCTAGTGTTACTCAGGCATGTGTTTCTGGACAGTAAaagtctttttcttttcttcttacCTGCTGCTGTGTCTGTAGAGCAGCTAAACCAGGTCTGACATCAAGGACtggaggggagggggcagaGGTAAAGTTGGAGctgttattacatgtattcaaCATTTATAACAAACTTAGCAAGTACTTGACATGGTGTACAAGACCACAAAATGCTAAAGATTTATACTTAGTATCCTCTACTGAGGAGTTAAATGGTGATAATGGCAGGTGCCTTACCTGAAGAGGAAGGTTGTTTGGAATAATGTCCTTCAAGCACATGGCTGTCCTCTGCATGAATATCTGGATGCCTGTATGTATCCTGTTCATCCTCTAGTTCTATCACCTCAGGCACTTCTTGGGAATATTGGGATTGGTGCtgagattaaaaaaacataatggTTTGTCCAATTACCTGAATTATGTGCAAGTTACGAGTTGCTAGATGAATGAACTTCAAACATTACACAAAATTGTTGGAAAAGCCCTGTATCAAACAGTTGAAGCTGGATGTTTTACTGACTCACATCTCTGGTGGATGATGCCCCCCACATACCAGCTGGGACATCATAGTCATCCTGTAAGGGAACAACAACTAATGTCACTATCTCTGTATGTCCTACATCTGGCACAATGGCTAAGCTTACATACAAGAAAAGTGCCCAGTACAAGTATTATTCATACcaaggctctagccagcgtccgtttttccgtcaattgacggaaatttgctacGTGTGAcggaaatgtttttaaaacaatccgtcaaccttgacggacaaaaaatcttgttggaagctacaggcagcttggggacgctgtccacagtcggaaagtttgttttgctattgttatgattgttgacatagtgtgtcggcggcctttcgcatacgataatgtaattaaaaacctgtttttcaaggtctcagttccgtcgTTCTATCctaatttttgcggtttttgcaacaatgggaattggctgacggaaaaaaatttcgagctggctagagccctgattcaTACTCACCAGTTACCCCGATTCTTTTGCAATCAAAGAAATTCCTACGAGTATATATAATCAGAATGAATTCAGGATTGTCATTTTGGAAGAACACATTTCAATCATTGACAAATATCGTGACAATTGGTACAAAAATATGTTATATTTTAGAaaaactatatacatgtaattgtttcaACCAGATTCTCACAGAGTGCGACTGTTGAGACCCTGTGTAGTACTCAC is a genomic window containing:
- the LOC118417989 gene encoding coiled-coil domain-containing protein 15-like, with the translated sequence MSKSRVQSHQHGIDQSLMAARNLKVVPVGAWVEGGPQQPAAPTYDPMLAAVYEEERLQRLTREKEARLKQFQREVRRRVQELRVQKMEQQLQENSRVADSERNMVYQTVLAAERVTPKKDRRPFRHNQNLAPPSPHSIAPGINRNTTHAGEKHEDQFEIHCHQVRRGTRQARRNLAGRQVVQKENFGDDYDVPAGMWGASSTRDHQSQYSQEVPEVIELEDEQDTYRHPDIHAEDSHVLEGHYSKQPSSSVLDVRPGLAALQTQQQKQSRYWMSRRLFMDIERHQVKERAQQEQHRRRINRIKEKTESARREEEAILAVTLAQEQASSETTQRLSPDRSTSSLEDSRREQRHKELDRYVEALRARLCEKVEQQNIRVPPLCSCGPTVWDTNPNTCANNCMFYRNPKAYAKALQSLLASCDVL